In Cheilinus undulatus linkage group 3, ASM1832078v1, whole genome shotgun sequence, the genomic window actatgttcattgtttgttatcaataaaaatcctTGAGTTtgatattgtgatttttttttcttgtctttagagtcctgtaactttttaaaaattgaagtgacattactgtagtagatagattcttaaagcccaggttgtcctaaaacaaaaggatgtttagagcttgactgtgaaccacagggttgatgttttagaagctttttaagaagtccagacgagacaagATGGTGAAAAACAtcgctgtgagctctaagggttaagtaCCAGGATTAACTTTGACCAACACGCAGATATGAAGGTAAAGTCAGTCTGAAGTTAGACAAAGAGGACAACGCATGGAGAAGTGAATGTAACTCTGCAGCAGAGGGAAAATGTCGTTCTTCTAGTTTTACAGCAGcggtgattaaaaacaaacctgCTTCAGTCCCTCTTTGCTTTTCTGAGTCgatgtttgtttctgtctccTCTTATTAATATAAATCTTTGCTGGTAGCCTTCTTATTtcacacagaggaggaaaagtCCTACCTGAAGCTCTGGCGCCCCCGAATGGCTGCTGAGCCACGATGGAGCCTGTGGATTTATCGTTGACGTAGTAGTTCCCAGCGGCGTTTCTCAGAGCTCTGGCCGCCTCGCTGATCACGCTcctgcaacacaaacacactcaggaAGAGCGCTGACAACTGCTACAGGAGACGGGGATGTGAGGAGAGATAACGTGGTTTATAAAGGAAACAGAGCTTCAGTCAGCTACTAATCCACTGCTTCACTACATTTTAGAATTTAGTCTTGTTGatgattttagaaaaataacacCAATCCTGTTATATGGCCTCGTTTTTAACTTTGTCATTAAAGACAGAGAAGATGAGGACGGACAGAGACCTGATCTACCGGGCATGTGTGTCTACTCAGCACCGGACTACTGGACTACTGTGGAATCGGTTCTGACTACTGCTAtgttaaaacaaagagaaaacgGTCTTACTGGTCCTGAGCGAACACGGCTCCCGTCAGGGCGTACGGTGACGTGGTGTCGATCAGCTGCAGCACCTCCTTGTACTGTTTCTCAGGATAAACGTAAACGGACAGGACGGGCCCGAAGATCTCctaacaacacaaaacaacagtAATGAGATCTGTGGCTCTCTCACCGCGGCGTGGTGTCTCTACACGCTGATGGGAATGATCAGCCGCCAGCTATGAGGATAGCAgcgcctctttaacagcttttctccctcgtgtTGTCATACACATGCTCTTAAAGGACACACTGATGAACTGTTTAGCTAAGATATCCTGGGGGGGTGATTAGATTGGGGGGTCTAGACTGGCCTACATGGAAGAGGCAAGGATGAAACGTTATcccaacaacacacacaaacatggacTTGGTTTAGGGTCcctttaaggcaggggtgtcaaactcaaccacagcaggggccagattcaggactcaggactaacctgagggcctaacagaatcaagatttaaccataaactgtcaacctcattttcaccagtgataaatatgaaaaaaaaaacagcacttatGATAAATCAtctggaaatttaaaaaagttaaaatgatcagtttaaaggctcaaatctgagatacaAATtcaaattagttcaaaagatcagaacacgatattaaaaatagaaaaattatgtttttaaaagcaaatatacaaggaggaagttgaaatcataagtttgaaaggtgaaaatatgagatcaaattttaaaaaatgagttttaaagtttaaatatgactaaaaattttaaattgtgagcctgatagttcaaaatatgggatttaaaaagccaaaaattaggagatgaaaatgtcaaaatatgtgcTAGagttcaaaatgatgacttaaaaagttaaaattatgacttaaattcaaaattaggagtgtaaaaggtcaaaatatgatataaaaagtaaaaataactattttaaaatgtcaaaatatgggatcaaaaagccaaattaaggagttgaaaaggtcaaaatattacttaaaatttaaaattgtgaatctaaaagataaaaatgtgacataaagtccAAACAGtgggttgaaaaggtcaaagtatgagatgaaaagtcaaaatcataagtttaagtcgtaatcttgagattcaaaattgaaaatatgaaataaaacacaaattaatttctttctttactttttttgaaatctttcttactctttactttttcagatttttatgtcttaacaaggatattttaaattaacaagttgaagttcacatttttatactggaggaaatccgCAGActtcatactggtgggccagttaaaatacaaatatgatctgatctcatgggccggatataatcgttccacgggctggatttggcccctgggccttgagtttgacacccgtgcttTAAGGTGAACAAAGCGCTGCATCAAGCTGATGTAGGTATGAAGAACTACAGACGTGTATCAACACACCTCGTTCATGATGGCGTCCTTCGGGTCTGTGGTCTCAACGATGGTCGGCTCCACGAAGTAACCCTTACTGTCGTCACAGTTCCCACCGGCGATGATTTTTAAGTTAGGAGAAGACTTGGCGTGGTTGAGCCACTTCTTAATCCGAGCGAACGACTGAAGGAGGAAACGGGAGATAAAAGAGGATCAATAACAAAGATTATCAACAGATAACTGAAGAGCTGAAGAAGGTCTCACCTTATCGTCGATCACAGCTGAGAAAAAGGTGCTGAAGTCCTCCACAGGCTGAAGAAAAAGGAAACCATCAGTATCAGGGGCTGCTgcatactttaaaaaatacattcaagacTCTTTAAGACCCAAATGAAGAAAAGTTAGTGTGGTTTATGCACCATGAGGAATCAGCACTTTTTGAACCTCATGTATACTGCTCTGCAGAGTTTAAAGCTTTTTGGTACATCTTAGTTGCCATCCATCTCACAGGTTTTCATCTGCAGGCCAAATATCCTTGCCTCCTATCTTGACAGCATTCACAGAATTAATCAGAATACAACAgactctgttattttaatgactgCTACTAAATATCTGACAAACTCCAGATCCGTAGTCCTGTTTTAACTGAAGGCTGCCACAAAGAGAAGATAAAAGCATGGCCCATGCTACTGTACTGCTCTAACAGCCTGCAGGAGTTCGCCTACATTATTTGTGGATTAAAAACAAGTAATAAACTGATAACTGGGCGTGTTGGCTCTGTTTTTGCTGCCTTGCTATAAAAATAGGAGCCAATATTTCATACATCTATGGAAGCTTAAACTGCAGGTACTGTGTCAGCCATGAGAGGATTTTAAAAGGCGGAGTCTTTGATTCATGTTTGTTGGACTCACGTCTCCCACAGTGATGTTTCTGTGGATGTCCAGCAGCTCCTGCTTGATTTTCGGCCACATGCTGTCAGGTACATACATCCTGGAGCAGGCCGAACACTTCTGACCACCGTACTCAAACGCTGAGCGGATCGTCCCCTTCACCACGCTCTCGACGTCTGCAGACGTGTGGACAAAGTGGAAATTCTTCCCACCGCACTCTGCAAACattcacaaagaaaacacatgGCACGTTACTCTAACACAGCGAtgctcaacgcgtggctcttgagccaaatgtggctcttttatgtccttatttgaaacattttacccCAAGAAAACTGCATGATTATTACGTTCTCTCAGTTCTGCTCACCTCCGGCCAGTCGAGGGAAGGTCCTGTAGGTGTCCAGGTTTTGTGCCACCTGCTTCCAAAGACGCTTGAACGTCCTGtgacacaaaaatatgtttaaaacaaatcaaagatgCTGTGATGATCCTTCATAACAAAAACAAGTCAGGTAAAGGACTGAGTCAGCTGTGTAGAATTTAATAGTGCAGCCAGAGTGAAAATGTCCAGTGAGAGTCCCTTTTCTGAATCTTGAATCCACATCTGAAGCATGACCAGACTAAAGAAATCTCCTTACGGGACGCTGCCGGTGAAGTTGATGCCGGCCAGGTGCTCAGAGGAGGTGACGGTGTCTCCAAACACGGGACCATCAGCAGGTAGGAACTGGATGATGTTAGGAGGAATGCCGCACTCCCTCAGGACTTTGTAGACGGCATAGCTGGCTGACATGGCGGTGTCGCTGGGCTTCCACAGCACCACATTACCCTGGAAACACCAGCAGGAGAAAGCCAGGAACTACCATTAACCACAAACACATTCAGGAGGAGGAAGCATGCATCCTTGTCCTACGAGTACGGATTAAACTAAGAGGACAGCGTGGATAAACCTCTATGGAGGATGCTTCAGGTCCTTCAAAGGGAACTACAATAACCATtaaatgattttcatttttaaacactgcACATTTTCTTTAATGGCATGTTAAACATTCATGCAGTACACACTCTCTAACAGTTATACATGAAGAgctatgcaggagtgcatgtacaaaatgactcactgacctCCAATGATCCCTGACAGCATTTAGACGTCTCAGGAGTTCACCTTTAGCTGCTTCCTCTGAGTCAGTAACCCCGATAACGTTAACTTTAAAGAGTAGAGATTTTCTAAACTACCTGTTCATTGATATGCTTTTACTTTCTTAAGATAAGGGGACTCcacttcctgttcagataaAAGCCTACTttaatttaaagagaaaattctGCAGGGTCCAGGCTCCTACCTCAGAAACTCAGACCCCACTGAGactgaagaaaatatttttattatcatttttcagCAATCATAACACTTATTTAGAGCTTTTACAtgctcaaaatgtttttaaaaaatagcattaaGTTCAGCAGCAGAGGAAACTTGTCTGAATTTCGTATCATGCAGTTGCATTATATAATAGCTCCACAGCGCCCCCAACAGTCAGTCAGGGGACGTGGTAAGAGCATGACAACTGGTGAACATCTGTGTCATGACCacacaaatgaaaaatccaTGATTATCATGTTCTAACATTTACatgaggtgaatatttatggtCAAAAGGAACATTTTTGTGGTTTCAGCTGACTcactaattttacatttaaagatcctgtaaagtcaaatccaGAGTTTGTGTCTCAACCCACcatgttggaatctggttgctgtaaacatgtgaaaacactgagatctacatgtgactgaattctggatttagaccacTGATACTCAACAtgcggctcttttatgtcttaatttgaaaaatttttCCCCTAACCTCAGAGAAGGGAAACTTTGATCTCATAAATTAATCACATTCATTAGTTTGTTTCCCAGTCTGATACAAAAGGTTTgtattgtcaaacttaattgtctgatttatcccatttttgccctatttcacttttttgccactcttcactcAATTAAGCTATCTTTGCCATTAACTACtactttttttctacttttttgccctgttttgctACTCTTGACTGCTTATTGCCCATCTAAATCACTTTCTCTCACttgttgccttgtttttgccacttttggaccatttttgccctttttcaccaattgTTCAtcactttttgcatatttaaactaccttttcccattaaatacCTCTTGTTTCAtctttcttgcccatttttgcaacttcttttagccacttttatcccatttagccccctttcaccttttttctccatttaggctaccttttgtaattaaatgccacttgtttcctactttttgccctattttgccacttttgactgctttttgcccattttagtcacttttccctcatgtttttgccactgttggaccatttttgccgtttttgccaccttaaaccacttaatggctcttgcaaaggtatttttcaacaatttggctcatcggttaagcagggttgagtaacaccgATTTAGACTGTTACaaagtttttcatctctttccaggctgggtttaatgtgggcggggccaataatgtggactggtgatgtcatgagcccacaatagggaatgaccccgccccctaACACTCCGAtctaaaatcccagagcagttcatctcagtccagtctgttgttagctgatgtctctgcctttattgagagttaacagtcagttaaatgctgttttttttcttcattgtgaggtaaatttaccaaatctatcagccacagtggtctatgggtCACTGACAGCAGGGTTCCTCAACAAAGCTCAACCAAGgagccaaaatgtaaaaaaaaaaaatacatttgcaaaagccacaatctaagtggtggaaagtggtaaaaaaaaaaaagggttaaagtggcaataaaaaaagttaaaggttgcaaaaataatcaaaaagggacaaaaagtggcgaaaatgggtgaaaagggcaaaataggctttaaatggcaaaaacagtcaataaggggcaaaaacgtagcaaaaaaaaggtaagtgactaaaatgggcaaaaagcagcaaaatttgggggaaaattttgaaaaaagcagcaaagagtagcaaaaatgggaaaaaagagtggcatttaatggcaaaacatagcaaaaatggtaaaaaactgggggggggggcaaattgcaaaaattaggattaaagtgattaaaatgggtgaaagtgagaaaaagaagtggtaaaaatgtgctgaaagcagcaaaaatggattaaaatcggtaaaaaaggagaaaaaaagggcaaaacattacaaagaagggtaatagaaacaaaaaaagttaacaaGTAAGTTaaacatttcccttttttaaggttttctggggaataatatttcaaattcagaGATAAAAGAGCCACTAACAGAAAACTTCTCTGgaccagagccaggcagctgctctgactgtaaggtcaaagttcagactgtaacattttttaggatggtatttctcctgagtgggcgtggcttcagctcattcgcccacacgcccacaccatcctggagcagattttactgcctcatttttcatcattttgaagctgaattttatacatttagagatgttttatctgactgaaatttgattaagGGGTTCATAATGCAGTTAtacatacaacaaacctaaatacagatttattatcactttacaaGGTCTTTAAATAAACCAGTTGGGTTAgaataacaacaacaaccaaagaCTACAGTCATGGGTGGAGGGGTTTACATTACGGATCAGGGTCTGGATCTGAGCACATCTGACTCTGAAGTCGGTGCCTGAGTACTCATCAGCTAGTAGAGCTGTTAAATCAATTCTTAACGCTGcctgtctcttcaaaaacaGTCCTATTCAGTGCAGCATGagcccatttcatcctctgagatGTGGAAGAAGGAATAGGGCGTTGTTTGGAGTCTCAGAAATAGTCCATTAAGGTTGATGTGATTAAGATCCatcatttgtgcatttttccaTAACTGGTTTAATCACAGGCctcaatgttttatttcagcagtCATCACCAACACTGGTACAGAGGCAGGCTTTTTTCTTGACCAGTGCTTTTAGGGCCAGATTTCTAAAGTAGTTAGATAAATATTCCAGTTTAATTCACAATGGAGGACTTCTACACAGGATCCTAGTCTAAAACAGGTCAACTCCTACCACCTATACTGGAGTAAGCCTCAGGGAGGACTGAGATATTTCAGCCTCATATTTTCTGGCCTGTCACGCCGTCCCTCCCTGGGTTTGAGGCTAGTGTGCTGTGTCATGATGACAAACAGGTTTGACTCTCATGCAGAGACACTGCACTCTCAAAGAGTCTGAAGTTGAGGCAGAAAAACTGCAGCTGTAATCATTAATAGAATGATAAGTCTGTTTATCATGCCAGCCTTTACCTGTGCCTCTTTTCTGGCTGCTACGTTTGTGAGGATGgaggtttttatttatactACAAGACAAATCTCATGTTTAACAacatgtgcatgtgtaaaacCAACTTCAGATAAGAATAGCATGTGGATTAGCTCGTCCTCCTGGTCAAACATTTGCTCATGATGGCTGATTCTGGCTGGATCTCTGctgataaaactgctttaaTCTCAGTCATTTCTGGGGtggctttaagaaaaaaaaaaaagcataaccGCCCTCTGCTAAAAGTGAAGCTGGATTGAGTCGAGGTGTCCTAAATAGAGAATAAATCTTTGCTAAAGAAACCAGAATATCCCTCAAACACACTCACCATGAGAGCCGGGGTTCCTGCCAGGTTTCCACCGATAGCAGTGAAGTTAAAGGGGGCCACGGCTGCCACAAAGCCCTGAGAGCAAAGATAGGAGGATGCAAATAATTATCAAAAGAACcagaagcaaacagaagacTGCAGGCATACAGCCCTAGAAATACTGAGAACGCTCCACATTGAACGTGCAcggcaaaacattttttacgTCCCCATTAGCTGGTGTTAGAGCGTCTGAAGCTCGCCTGTAATCAAACATGAACCGCTGCTCTGGCAGAAATTCTAAAGACAATCAGGCTCTGAAGGCCTGAGACATCAGCATCAGCTACACACCAGCTATTCTTACTGTGCTTGGTAAAATAAAGGCGTCTTAATTTATACAAAACCTGAAGTCTACCTTGGATTGCTTTTTTGAAGGACAgttacagtttgatttttttctgaccatACTTTTTTGGATCTAACTCAGTGATATTCAACGTGTGCCtcctttatgtcttaattttgaatattatttacccagaaaacctcaaaaaaggggaaacttttttgggccttttttaccatttttgttgccacttttcacccatttaagctacctttagtcattaaagaggtagtgaacactttaacatttttttcaactgtacactgaggtatctgactgaacaaTGATAAAgcacatcagtgttggtgttacAGCTGAAAtctgcaccaaactgataaaaatctggattttatggcttttaatgagctcaaacagacatctgccttgaaaaatcttttctgaaaaggtggagCTTATGTGACATAGAAACCGATGGTCagtttctacgtcacaaactctataCAAACGGTAGagcgttaccgcctctaactgacttcaccgttcagagaccactcccatcctctcctgcctgcacctgcactgtctcggctctgagagctccggctATAGTAACGCCGCTGCTGGAGCCAACGGACCGAACagaaccaccacggtccaccacgaCACTATAGCCTGCATCAGGGGGACTCTAGAGGGGAAAACTCCACTTTCAAAGATCGCTacgaggcagcagtgctgtgggactctgtgtTCTTTCTCtgacaaggggacatcactgtcacgcccgcctcatctggaaagccccgtccttttcccctccctcctttcAGAACCAAACGGcccactttctgtgcattttttcaaattacGGAGATGGGCGGTgtttagctctgagctgggggttcacttacactttaaataccactttttttcctacttttgcccatttttgccactttctccccattttttccactttcagcccatttaagccacctttgtcattaaataccacttgtttccttacttccccattttttcctattATATTATCCATtgtttcccccatttttgccctttttcaccatttttttgccacatttcgcccatttaagctaccttttgccattaaatactactagtttcttattttttgccaattcttttagccacttttatcgcatttttgcccatttaagctaccttttactacttgtttcctattctttgcccatttttgtcactcttgactgcttttgcctattttagtcacttttgactcattttttgccatgtttttgccacttttggaccatcttttgccacttgtaactcattattttgtaacttctcacccatttttgctacttcctgACTCTTTTTCCGCATTTTATCTCAATTTTCGCCCCTTTCATCCATTGTCACtgcttttcaaccatttttgccatctttaacctatttttgttgctacttccagccttttttgcctcttgtcacctcttagattgtggctcttgcaatggaatttttcaacaatttggctctttggttgagcagggttgagtaacactgatctaccTCCTTCTTTTACTCATAAAACCAACCCTAGACGGGATGACCTGAGTGGAGCAAATCCTAAAGAGACACGAGAGAGACACTTCTACTCTTTAGTCCTCATAATCAAATAGATATTGAACCTAAAGATGCAGTCACATCTGTTATAACTAAGCCAAACAACAGAGCGGTAAACATCATATTCAGGTTTCTATTGTTGTTCTTACCTCCAGGCCTCGGTATAACATGGTGTTGGTGCTTCCCTCAGCGTCTAGCGGTTGCTGTGTCTCCAGCTCGATGGCGTGTTTGGCGTTAAATCTGAAGAAGTCGATCAGCTCTGCAGCGGCATCGATCTCTGCCTGGACTACTGTCTTACCCTGAAACAGGAATAATTCCCCTCAGGTGGAATATAA contains:
- the aldh4a1 gene encoding delta-1-pyrroline-5-carboxylate dehydrogenase, mitochondrial encodes the protein MLRVRTAVCQSWRGFRTFPCAAVEVKNEPILGFKEGSAERKELLKALESLKGKTEEIPCVVGDEHVWTKDVRYQLSPFNHSHKVAKFCYADKELINKAILASVAARKEWDLKPVQDRAQILFKAADVIGGPKRAEILAKTMIGQGKTVVQAEIDAAAELIDFFRFNAKHAIELETQQPLDAEGSTNTMLYRGLEGFVAAVAPFNFTAIGGNLAGTPALMGNVVLWKPSDTAMSASYAVYKVLRECGIPPNIIQFLPADGPVFGDTVTSSEHLAGINFTGSVPTFKRLWKQVAQNLDTYRTFPRLAGECGGKNFHFVHTSADVESVVKGTIRSAFEYGGQKCSACSRMYVPDSMWPKIKQELLDIHRNITVGDPVEDFSTFFSAVIDDKSFARIKKWLNHAKSSPNLKIIAGGNCDDSKGYFVEPTIVETTDPKDAIMNEEIFGPVLSVYVYPEKQYKEVLQLIDTTSPYALTGAVFAQDQSVISEAARALRNAAGNYYVNDKSTGSIVAQQPFGGARASGTNDKPGGPHYVLRWTSPQVVKQTHVPLTDWRYPYMG